TCGACCACGCTGCCGACGACGGCCGCCTGCGCGCACTCCTCATGGGCGTGCAGGGCCTTGAGCGCGGCTTCGGTGTGCTCCGGGGAGACGACGAGGCAGAGGTTTCCCTCGTTGGCGAGGTACATCACGTCGACGCCCAGCATGTCGGCGGCCATGGCGGTCTCCGGCCTGACGGGCAGATCGGCCTGGGAGAGCAGCACGGCGGCCGAGGAAGCCTGGGCGAACTCGTTGACGACCGTGCCCAGGCCCCCTCGGGTCACGTCGCGGATGCACCGCACCCCCTCGCCGCAGGCATCGAGGACGTCGGCGATCACATGGTTGAGCACCGCGCAGTCGCTGCGCACCCGGTGCTCGAAGCCGAGGCCCTCCCGCTGGGAGAGGAGGTGGATGCTGTGGTCGCCCAGGTAGCCGGTGACGATGACCTGGTCCCCTGTGCGCAGCGACCGGCTGGACAGGTGCAGGGGGCGTTCGAGCACCCCGACACCCGTGGTGTTGAGGAAGATGCCGTCCGCCTCCCCACGCCGTACGACCTTGGTGTCGCCGGCGACGATCTGCACCCCCGCCGCCACCGCGGTGTCCCGTACGGAGTGCAGGATCCGCCGGAAGTCGGCCAGCGCGAAGCCCTCTTCGAGGACGACCGCGAGCGTGAGGTAGAGCGGACGGGAGCCGCTGACGGCGAGGTCGTTGACCGTGCCGGCGACGGCTATCTTCCCGATGTCGCCACCGTCGAAGAACAGCGGCTCCACCACGAAGGAGTCGGTCGTGACGGCGATCCGCCTGCCGGGGAGCTCCAGCAGGGCACTGTCCTCCATTTCGCCGATGTAGGTGTCGCCAAGAATCGAGGCGATGGTGCCGGCGATGAGCTCCTGGCTCATCCCTCCACCGGCTCCATGGTCCAGGACCACGGTCTTCGTCACGCGCCGGCCTCCTGTGTGCGGTTGCGGTCGTCGGATCAGGCGGCGGAGAGGACGGAGTGTCCCAGAGACTTCTGGAGGAGCGCGTCCCACCACACCCGCATGATGCGGATGGCCTCCAGGGCGCCCTTGCGGACCTCGTCCATGTCGATCGGCTCGCCGTCGCCGTCCGCGGCGTCCGGGCCGAGGTCCACGAACGCGGCGAGGCCGTCCTTGTGCCCCTGCTCCACGCCGTCCTCCAGGTGGATGTCGTGGAAGCGCTTGATCAGGCTGCCCTCGTAGGCGAACCCACGACGGTCGCAGATCTCCTTGCAGATCTCGTAGAGGACCTCGTGCTCGAAGATCGCCGCGGTCTCGGTCGCGTAGAGCGAGCCCAGGGCGCGCGAGGGGTCGGGGGCGCACAGCGCGTCGACGTCCGCCAGGAACCGCGTCGTCGGGGGGAACTCCACCCGCTTGTCCATGTCGGTACCCGCCTCCAGCATGCCCTTCTTGTACATCGGGGCGTGGCCGTCCTCCTCGTCCACATTGCGCTGGAGTTCGACCGAGACCCCTGCGTCGGCCAGCTTCTTGGTGCAGTCCACGGCCTTCTGGAGCAGGCCCTTGTTGGCGAAGGAGAACTGGTAATGCTCCATCACCAGCCACTCCAGCGATTCCGTCTCGGCTTGTGACAGGGCCTTGAACAGCTGGTCCTTCACGGCGTTGGTGAAGGCGTCGTTCTCGGCGTCGATCTGCACGGACAGGCGCTCGGCCATGGCAAGCCTCTTCTCTCTGATGATGGTGAAGGGGACGTGCTGCGCAGCGGCACCCGGGGTGGCCCGGTGCCTGCTGTGTCGCAGGTTAGTCATACGCATGACTGAAGAACAAGAGGAAGCCACGACTGCAACTTGGCTTCTGAGCTTCAGGTTTGACGGTGGGAAAGTTCCGATCTGTTGCGAACAGGTCATTCGTATGACTACGCTCGCCGTCGTTTGGCCGACTGCACCGGAACCCCACTCCCGAAGCCAGGGAAGTCATATGCCTCGATACGCAATCCTCACCAACGACCTCCAGCGTGACCTGGTCGACAAGAACGAGCAGCGCAAGGCGAATGTGCAGGAGATGACCCCTGCGTTCCAGGAGTTCCTGGCCCGGATGCGGGAGCTTCGGGTACCGGTGATCCATCTGCAACTGGTCTACGACGAGGACGACAAGAAGATCGAGTACCACGACGGGCGCATCCCCGTGCTGCGCGGCACCCGCGGGGCCGAGCTGCTCCCGGAGTTCGTGGACCCCGGCGACATCGTCATGGAGAAGAAGAAGGACAGCGGCTTCTTCGAGACGGACCTGCACGACTACCTGCAGAAGAACGACATCGACACCGTGATCATCACGGGGATGCAGGCGCAGGTCTGCATCCAGACGACTGCGGCGGACGCGCACTTCCGCGGCTACAACGTGGTCGTGCCCTCCGACGGGGTCGTCTCCACCCGCGAGGAGGACCGCACGCGGGCCCTGGAATGGCTGGGGTCCTACTGCGCCGTGGTGGCACCGATGGCCGAGGTGGCCCGGCGTATCGGTGACGAGGAGGGCTTCGACTTCTCCGTTGCGGCGCTTCCCTAGGGCCCGCCGGCCTGCTCGGACGGCCGGGTACGCGGACCCACCGCACACCGCGGGAGCACACCCGGCCCGTCGCCGGCACCGTGATCGTGCCCGGCTCCTGTCGAAGGCTCCCGCGCGCAATCCTCAAGGAGGCGTCCCATGGACGTGGCAGTGACAGCGGGGGCCCACGCCTGGAACGGGCTCGCGCTGCCCCCCGACACAGAGCAGGAACCGGATCTCCTCGTCATCGGGGTGCCTTTCGAGGGGGGCGCGGGCGGTGCGGGCGGCGCCTCGCTCGGGCCCGCCAGGGTGCGGGAGCTCACCCCCCGCCTCAAGACGACCGATCGTCATGGCCGTGACGCCTCGGCGGTGCGGCTGCGGGACCTCGGCGACATCCCGACCTGGCGGTTCGACCTCCCCCGGTCGATCGCGCACCTCGCCGAGGTCTACCAGGAGGTCTTCCGCGAGGTCACGGTGCCCGTCCTGACCTACGGCGGGGACCACTCGGTGACCTATCCCATCGTGGCCGCGGCGGGCACCGGCCGGCGCCTCGGGCTCGTGTGGTTCGACGCGCACCCGGACGTGCTCGACGGCTACCAGGGGTCCGGGATCTCCCACGGCTCGCCGCTGCGCCGCATCATCGAGGACGGCGCGGTCGCCCCGGAGAACGTGCTGCTGGTCGGCACCCGCGCCTACGACGCGGGCGAGACCGCCTTCATCGAGAAGCACGGCATCCGTGAGGTCCGGGCCGCGCACTTCGCGGACGATCCCCGGGCGGCCCGGGAGAGTTACCGGCGACATCTGGCCGACATCGCCGAGCGGGTCAGCCATTTCTACGTCACGCTCGACATCGATGTGCTCGACGCCTCGTGCGTCCCCGGCACCGGCACGCCGGTCGCCGGCGGGATCGGCACCGGTGAGCTGCTCGGCCTCATCGAAGACCTTCCCGAGCCCGTACTCGCCTACGACATCGTGGAGTTCGCCCCGGCACACGACGTCGGCGGGATGACCGGACACGCGGTCATGGCCCTCACCACCGCGTACCTCGCCCGCATCGCGGCCCGGACCCACGGACCGGGCTCACCGCCGCCCCCCGGCCACCGCCCCGTGGCGCATCCGCCCCGTCTCCCCGAGGAGTGACGCCGTGGACGTCATGACGGCCATCCTGACGCGGCGCAGCAGCCATCTGCTCAGCGCCCCGGCCCCCACCGACGCGGAGTTCACCTACCTGCTGGGAGGCGCGGCCACCGCCCCCGACCACGGCTCGCTCCGGCCGTGGCGGTGGGTCCTGTTGCGCGGCGACGGCCGGGAGGCACTCGGCGACTGCCTGGCCGCCGAGGCGCCGCCGGGCCGGCAGGAGCGGGCCAGACGGAAGATGCTGCGCTCTCCGCTCAAGGCGGTGCTGATCTTCGTGCCGCGCCTGGACCACCGCGTCCAGGAGTGGGAGCAACTGGCGGGCACCAGCTCGATGGTGTACGCGATGATGATGCTGCTGCATGCCCGTGGCTACGGCAGCATCTGGCGGACCGGAGCGCTGTGCCGTAGTGAAGGCGTCCGTGAGCTCCTGGGGCTGTCGCCCGCCGAACGGGTGCTGGGCTCCCTGGACATCGGCACACCCGACGCGCAGGCGCGGCTCCTGCGGCGGCCGCGCGAGGACGTGGCGGCCAAGGTCTCGGCCTTCCCCGGAGCGGCCGCCACGGCCTCGAAGGCCGGCGACGTCGCCGGTCCCTGACCACGGGCCGAGCGGGCGCCCGGTCGGCGAGGACCGCCCGAAGACTCGACCCAGCCGGTCTCGACCGGTTGAGAAAGGCAGAGCGCACCAGTGGAACCGAGTGACGAGTTGACGCCGTCGCACGAACGGACGCCCCCGCCCGGGCAGGGCCCGGCCGCATGGGCCCGTCGCGCGGCACGCAGCGTTCCCGAGGGGCGGGCGGCCCGCACCTTCCTGCTGGTCGCCTTCGTCGACGCCGCGGGCCGTGGCATCTTCCTCGCGGGCTCCGCGCTCTTCTACACGCAGGTCATCGGGCTCACCAACGCGCAGGTCGGACTGGGGCTGTCGATCGCGGGCCTGGTGGGGCTGGTGTGCGCCATTCCCATCGGCTGGCTCGCGGACCGGTTCGGTGACGGGCCCGTCCTGGTGGCACTGCAACTGTGGCGGGCTGCGGCGTTCCTGGTCTATCCCCTGGTCGACGGCTTCGGGCTGTTCCTTGTGGTGGCCTGTCTGGTCGGCGCGGTGGAGTGGGCCGCGATGCCCATCATCCAGTCGGTCGCGGGAGCCACCAGCGAGGAGGGCTCCATGGTGGAGGCCATGGCCGTGGTCGCGGTGGCCCGCAATTCCGCGTACGCGCTCTCCGCCCTGGCCGCCACCGCCGTGATCACCTGGGCGTCCCCTCGCGCCTACGTCGTGTTCGTGCTGTTCAACGCGCTGGGGTTCTTCGTGTCGGGGATGCTGCTGCTGAGACTGCGGCTGCCACGCCGGGCGGTGGACCACAGCTCCAAGGAGTCGGCCGGATCGAAGCTGCTGCCGTTCAGGGACGTGCGGTTCCTGCTGCTGTCCGTCACGAACGGGATCCTGTACGCCCATATGCCGATCCTGTCCGTGGCCTTCCCGCTGTGGGTCGTCACCCGTACCGATGCGCCGCGCGCCCTCGTGGGTGTGGCGCTGACGATCAACACCGTGATGGCGGTGATGTTGCAGATCCGGCTCAGCAAGGGCGGGGACGACCTCGGGCGCGCCGGCCGCAAGCAGCGGCTCGCCGGACTGGCGCTGGCCGCGTTCTGCGTGCTCGTCGCGTTCACCCGGTCCGTGGACGGACTGACGGCCACCTTCCTGTTGTTGCTCGCCGCGGTCGCG
This Streptomyces decoyicus DNA region includes the following protein-coding sequences:
- a CDS encoding MFS transporter, which produces MEPSDELTPSHERTPPPGQGPAAWARRAARSVPEGRAARTFLLVAFVDAAGRGIFLAGSALFYTQVIGLTNAQVGLGLSIAGLVGLVCAIPIGWLADRFGDGPVLVALQLWRAAAFLVYPLVDGFGLFLVVACLVGAVEWAAMPIIQSVAGATSEEGSMVEAMAVVAVARNSAYALSALAATAVITWASPRAYVVFVLFNALGFFVSGMLLLRLRLPRRAVDHSSKESAGSKLLPFRDVRFLLLSVTNGILYAHMPILSVAFPLWVVTRTDAPRALVGVALTINTVMAVMLQIRLSKGGDDLGRAGRKQRLAGLALAAFCVLVAFTRSVDGLTATFLLLLAAVALTLGELWQSAGGWGISYGLAPEAQRTYYLSVYQLGATGCTVAGPAVLVMAVVDVGPAGWAGLAALLALTGLVTPALTRPPRPKAAAAPAPAD
- a CDS encoding nitroreductase family protein encodes the protein MTAILTRRSSHLLSAPAPTDAEFTYLLGGAATAPDHGSLRPWRWVLLRGDGREALGDCLAAEAPPGRQERARRKMLRSPLKAVLIFVPRLDHRVQEWEQLAGTSSMVYAMMMLLHARGYGSIWRTGALCRSEGVRELLGLSPAERVLGSLDIGTPDAQARLLRRPREDVAAKVSAFPGAAATASKAGDVAGP
- a CDS encoding cysteine hydrolase family protein encodes the protein MPRYAILTNDLQRDLVDKNEQRKANVQEMTPAFQEFLARMRELRVPVIHLQLVYDEDDKKIEYHDGRIPVLRGTRGAELLPEFVDPGDIVMEKKKDSGFFETDLHDYLQKNDIDTVIITGMQAQVCIQTTAADAHFRGYNVVVPSDGVVSTREEDRTRALEWLGSYCAVVAPMAEVARRIGDEEGFDFSVAALP
- the hypE gene encoding hydrogenase expression/formation protein HypE produces the protein MTKTVVLDHGAGGGMSQELIAGTIASILGDTYIGEMEDSALLELPGRRIAVTTDSFVVEPLFFDGGDIGKIAVAGTVNDLAVSGSRPLYLTLAVVLEEGFALADFRRILHSVRDTAVAAGVQIVAGDTKVVRRGEADGIFLNTTGVGVLERPLHLSSRSLRTGDQVIVTGYLGDHSIHLLSQREGLGFEHRVRSDCAVLNHVIADVLDACGEGVRCIRDVTRGGLGTVVNEFAQASSAAVLLSQADLPVRPETAMAADMLGVDVMYLANEGNLCLVVSPEHTEAALKALHAHEECAQAAVVGSVVDGTPGTVRMTGPDGREKTVDLLYGAQLPRLC
- a CDS encoding arginase family protein; its protein translation is MDVAVTAGAHAWNGLALPPDTEQEPDLLVIGVPFEGGAGGAGGASLGPARVRELTPRLKTTDRHGRDASAVRLRDLGDIPTWRFDLPRSIAHLAEVYQEVFREVTVPVLTYGGDHSVTYPIVAAAGTGRRLGLVWFDAHPDVLDGYQGSGISHGSPLRRIIEDGAVAPENVLLVGTRAYDAGETAFIEKHGIREVRAAHFADDPRAARESYRRHLADIAERVSHFYVTLDIDVLDASCVPGTGTPVAGGIGTGELLGLIEDLPEPVLAYDIVEFAPAHDVGGMTGHAVMALTTAYLARIAARTHGPGSPPPPGHRPVAHPPRLPEE